In Phocoena sinus isolate mPhoSin1 chromosome X, mPhoSin1.pri, whole genome shotgun sequence, a genomic segment contains:
- the LOC116747045 gene encoding LOW QUALITY PROTEIN: E3 ubiquitin-protein ligase RLIM-like (The sequence of the model RefSeq protein was modified relative to this genomic sequence to represent the inferred CDS: inserted 1 base in 1 codon), with the protein MENSDSNXEEDGVSAQRISQTDRLVWEEDFSRFVNNLSEEDYKLMRDNNLLGIPGESTEEELLRRLQLIKENPPQDSDENTDRGDSSDDVSSGDSTIDWLNCSGQTENMTSGQRENQFWREQSQINPKSDQFRFSLETNFNLDNGSPNPENEYVASARLPRRENTEDSQRQVDNPQSESIFTRPSMSEQDTTETLMEFPPARSQRRARSRSPEYRRTRARIESWSPPCSLRETVQRLNHSIPSQTFEQPLVSENARFSRTEHQEILRQQMTGFELQNSGLIETSRTRNAVHGENSPDTTGSGESWGMRKIHPTIPFNLEVGQVHSGAYSQRDSRASRTQLTSETPNNTATSESERGLRHMYSHSEQADVRAYVNTIRNPVCKILNTSLNDTTSVPIQSMLRQTMTEFSNSSNLMDINSNLEHSVSPPSQNMEWPESPNRRDGPNGSSSGRFCCDSNPSYDTHSSSTLICHSRPNCMFSSSSSPISSFSPISSSNPISSSSTISSSSTISSSSSSDENSLMFEGSEERNLSSDVSSETTQGSRRMTPVIFNESDSGPSHNLQQFFLLSGDNLYPTTGLTKAQIDNLAVRSFGENDALKACSICITEYTENSKLRILPCSHEYHIHCIDRWLSENSTCPICREQVVDSNESENSN; encoded by the exons ATGGAAAACTCGGATTCCA GTGAAGAAGATGGAGTTTCGGCCCAACGCATAAGTCAAACGGACCGATTGGTTTGGGAAGAAGATTTCTCCAGGTTCGTAAATAATCTGAGTGAAGAAGATTACAAACTTATGAGAGACAACAATCTTCTAGGCATTCCAGGTGAAAGTACAGAAGAAGAGTTGCTGAGAAGACTTcagctaattaaagaaaacccaCCACAAGACTCAGATGAAAATACAG ATAGAGGAGACTCTTCAGATGATGTGTCTAGTGGTGACTCTACAATAGACTGGCTTAACTGTTCTGGACAAACTGAAAATATGACAAGTGGACAAAGAGAAAACCAATTTTGGAGAGAACAGAGCCAAATTAATCCTAAAAGTGATCAGTTCAGATTCAgtttagaaacaaattttaacCTTGATAATGGGAGTCCAAATCCAGAGAATGAATATGTAGCATCTGCAAGACTTCCCAGAAGAGAAAATACGGAAGACAGCCAAAGGCAAGTGGACAATCCACAATCTGAATCAATATTTACAAGACCATCTATGTCTGAACAAGATACAACTGAAACATTAATGGAATTCCCACCTGCCAGAAGTCAGAGAAGAGCAAGAAGTAGGAGCCCAGAGTATCGGAGAACCAGAGCAAGAATTGAAAGTTGGTCGCCTCCATGTTCACTTAGGGAAACTGTACAAAGACTTAATCATAGTATACCATCTCAGACTTTTGAGCAGCCTCTGGTAAGTGAGAATGCGAGATTTTCTAGAACTGAGCACCAAGAAATATTGAGACAGCAAATGACTGGATTTGAGTTGCAAAACAGTGGTCTTATTGAAACTTCTAGAACAAGGAATGCCGTTCATGGAGAAAATTCTCCAGATACAACCGGCAGTGGTGAATCTTGGGGAATGAGGAAAATACATCCAACCATACCCTTCAATCTTGAAGTAGGACAAGTTCATTCTGGAGCATATTCTCAGAGAGACAGCAGAGCTAGTAGAACTCAGTTAACATCTGAGACACCAAACAACACTGCCACTTCTGAAAGTGAACGAGGACTGAGGCATATGTATTCACATTCTGAGCAGGCAGATGTGAGAGCTTATGTCAATACCATCAGAAATCCcgtttgtaaaattttaaatactagcTTAAATGATACAACATCTGTTCCAATTCAGAGCATGTTAAGGCAGACAATGACAGAATTTAGTAACTCAAGTAACCTTATGGACATTAACAGTAATTTAGAGCACAGTGTCTCACCTCCAAGTCAAAACATGGAATGGCCAGAGTCACCAAATAGAAGAGATGGTCCTAATGGTAGTAGTAGTGGTAGATTTTGTTGTGATTCAAATCCTAGCTATGATACCCATTCAAGTTCCACGCTGATTTGTCATTCAAGACCCAATTGTATGTTTAGTTCCAGTTCTAGTCCTATTTCCAGTTTCAGTCCTATTTCCAGTTCCAATCCTATTTCCAGTTCCAGTACTATTTCCAGTTCCAGTACTATTTCCAGTTCCAGCTCAAGTGATGAAAATTCACTGATGTTTGAAGGCAGTGAAGAAAGAAACTTATCATCAGATGTATCATCAGAGACCACGCAAGGGAGTAGACGAATGACCCCAGTAATATTTAATGAAAGTGACTCTGGGCCCTCCCATAATCTGCAACAGTTTTTCCTCTTAAGTGGAGATAATCTATACCCAACTACAGGACTCACCAAAGCACAGATTGACAACTTGGCTGTAAGATCTTTTGGTGAAAATGATGCATTAAAAGCCTGTAGCATTTGCATTACAGAGTACACAGAAAACAGCAAGCTTCGCATCCTACCTTGCTCCCATGAATATCACATTCACTGCATTGATCGCTGGCTGTCTGAGAACTCGACCTGTCCTATTTGTCGTGAGCAAGTAGTGGATTCCAATGAGAGTGAAAATTCTAATTGA